The window CTTGTTTATGTACAAGTATGGTATCCACAAAACTAGTAGACTTGTTTCCTAAACAAGTATTCATAAAATAGGCTCTTAAAGGTGTTGatgaaaagagagagattaGATCATTTTCTAAGAGAGGATGTTGAATCTAAGATGCAGTTTCTCACCAATACTAAGCATATTTCTCAACTGATTCTTAAGTCTTTTTCTCAATTGCTTGTATGCTTGACCGGTTAGGTCCTATTTACATGTTGAATTTGTATTGGTATGTGAACATGTCAACTAGATCCTTTTAATTATTGATCTTTTTCCCATCCAAGCTCATAAACCAAGAAATGGTGGCGCTACTTAGACTTTCATAGAAAGAATGGATAAGAAACTTTCATCCTTGATTACCTTTTCCATCTTACCAAAATAAATCCTTAAATGGGTTTTTTGGCATTTATTGCATGTatacttgaaaaatttaggcaCGTTTAATTTTATGGAATGATTAAATCTGGTACCAAGTACATTTTAGAAGCCTTCCCATAATCATATATATCCATGCCTTCTATTTCTCtcaattattattcaatttctaTATGCTTTTTTACATTTAGACTCTTCTTAAAACCTTTCATTCAAAATTTCTACCATGATAGGTTTCAGAAAGGGGGTAATCTTAACTTGTTGATAGGATAATATCACCAAAAAAGGATGAGGAGCTTTAGGCAACTGAGCATCTGATGTTATCCTCAGGAATCATTTTGctagtttttctttataaataatctTCATGACTTTAAGGATATTGAGctttcaaaactaaattttgtttgttttttctcccTTATAATAACTCAAAACTAACATGCATGAATATGGATATTCACATAAACAAAAATGACTAATTAGATATGATATCACATGAAGGCACCCTAAAGGAAGGTTTTAGCCATTACATGCAAGGTAAGTTGGctaacatattaattttataagggTCCCTTGTTGTCCATGCAAACAAACCTTAAAGGCAGACTCGAGGCTTATAGGCGTAAAGCATATAGACTAAGGAATCATATTAGCTACTAATCATGATCTTATTGACTTTTAACGAGAGTATGAGGTTTCATAAGTGTTAACTTAAGTCAAAACCACATTGGGACATCACTAATTCCCCAATGCTAACCCAAAGCAATATATGCTTTAATAAGGTATTGTGTCGTGAGtcgacaaaaataaatattatcatagaaataaaacaaataaagcttAGACCTGAGTTTTTTCTATTGAAGTTGTCATTTTATCGTAGGAGATATCTGAGCAATCTTTGCataaaaaagggtaaaataagaaaaagattcaACCATTAGATTGACCGATGCAAGAGATTTTTCCATAATATGCAACCTTATGATAACTAATATAACTTTTGATATGAGAATTCAATCGGGCTGAAATGTTTCTTGGAGATTTTAAAGGCCCAATTTCTTATAGGGTTAGTATTTCATAATAATTAGAGATtgtaaaattattcaaataaggcccaaaaataattgtttaggaattgctatatttttctagttgatgatttttttcttatttggtttagacattttttattattttttcttcttttttatgatgtttttcctAGTATAAATAGAGTTGTTCAGCTTGTATTTCAATAGATTACTTAAagagaaattatttaataataaaaattcaaattaaggTTTTGTGTGGAGACCCTATTCTACTAAATTTTGTGTTGCTTGTTCTTgttatatttcttgttttttttttttttcatctatgtTAGTTGATATTAGAGCTTTACACTAGTTGATATCAGAGCTTTGTATTATTTGGTATCAGAACATAACGATTCCTAGTGGTTAGTTGTTGTGTGTTGTTAAATAACTATTGTTGAAAAAGGTGATCACAAAATATTACAAGCTCATGTAGGATAGGATCATAAGGTTCTTTCTTGAGAAAAAAGATGTTTAGGAACTACtgatagaaaaaatttatatacatgTTTCAGGACTCATCAattaatgatgataaaattacagagacaatttgaaaaattatctcATTTCTTAATGGagataaagaagagaaaacaaatggaTCGTGAGAAGAGTGATCACAAATTCATGATCAGTTTTGAAAACTTATTTtagaagtataaaaaaaataaggtaactTTTTTATCAAGATGATTACAATATTagaactaaaatttttttatgattctagaTCATTTGTGGATTGAAATTAACCACCAAAACTCAATGAGAATGAGGAAGATGATgctaaaatagaaaattttgaTGCATAAATCTTTGTTTATGATGACATTGAGTATGTAAaagttttttatgctaaaataaaaagatgatttttttatgaattatattGTAGAGGAAGTGTTTCATGTATGCTTGAGGAGAATTCTGAAATTGATAGGGTCAAAATTGATGTTcttgtatttcaaataaaaggtTTGAAGTAGAGTCCAAAAGTTATCCTAGTGGAGAAACCACCACACGTCTTGTTATTGATGATATAAAAGATACATGAGTGTTTGGTTATTATAGTACTAAGTCTTTGGTTAAGTTAAAGTTTGAGAAGGTTGTTGTAAGAGTTGTGCATATGGTCTTCAATGTAATGTTAAGATTGAATTTGTTGTTAAGAAGGATGAACATGTTGTTAACAggtataatatttctaacagaAAAGCTGAGCatgtaaaagattaaaaactttttaCGGATAGCCACGAGATTGAAGCAAGAGTATTTTAAACTTGAGGTCGAGttcttttaattaaagagactgatgtaggatattttttttatataatgcaCAACCTtatattaacaaacaaaactttTGATCTCACCAttgaatcaaactaaaattttactAAGAGATTTTAGAGGCCTGTTAATTATAGAGTTAAAActttatagtaataaaaaaatcataaaatcctTCAAATAAGGCACATAGttaactattttaatattttgtttataactattttattattattttggatttgtttaggatttttttagtataaatagGATTACTTAGTTTGTATTTAGTAaagcacttaaaaaaatatattcaataataaaaatttgaattaagatTTTGTGAAGAGACCTATTTTACtaaattttatgtttcttatttttgttattgtttttttattgttttaggtaTAAAAGCTCTACATCAATTGATATAAGAGCGTTCTGCGTCAGGCAATAACAAGTTTGGTTTCATGTATCAACTACCCATTTTACAGTTAAATATCGATGTAGACAAGCTTGTGGTTGGTTTCAAGTAGAGatgattattttcggtttggttcggtttttatctaaaaaaataaccaaaataaaattttgaaaaactaaaaaattcaaaccggAACCGGTTCAAATCGAtcagtttcggttcggttcaattttttttacataaaaactggaaaaactcatattttttgtttgggcTTTTTTTGAGCTTTCTGATAGGTTTTTGATGGGCTTTCTGATAAACttgtaattaatgttaatattagataattttattacaaaattttataatatatttaatattttttatcattgaatatttatttatattaaattattaatgctAATATTATGTTCAATATATTACaagtctttttaatatttatattttgaacttATCTGTATCAAAGTTTAAATAACACGTGTAACAAGATGATTTTAATGCAGATTTCAACACATCATGCTTGAATGAAAAAATTGTTTCGAAATAAAACATGGCGTGCAATGAGCATATATTCGCATGACCCGTCAGTGTCAGCCTTTTTACAAAACCATTTTTTCATGAGTTCAAGGGcacattattttataaatagtacctaattttgaaataattggACAAGCCCACGAAATTCAGCACCCaaccatttaaattttagaatcaaATTGATGTTCAACAAGATTTTgaaattgcaaagaaaaattcaaacaagTTACATTTAAAATCAAGTCAAAAGAAGCTGAACTCACTTTATCAGTACATCACTGAAAATCAAGTGAGAAGAAGCTGAACACTCACTTTATCAGTAGCTAGATCCTATTGACAACTGACTCCATTTATTTAAAGGACAGGGCTAACATCGAATACTACTAGATGAGCTGGACTTGCATGAAAGTAATAATTTGACAAATAATCTTGAATGGTGGATGAACAAACATACGATGACATAAGTCGGGAGGGACACATTCAGCAATCAACCCGAGGACATGTACAAGACTAGACAAAGCATGTAATCCATCCTTGACTTGTAAAAATGAACTaacgtgattttttttgtttattaattcgAGTGTCCAGATTCTTATTAATATGAGTATATACATCATGATAAtcatgataattatatatattttaattaattttataagttttaaagttaataattatataagtttttaatagttttagaTATGTGAAACTCGaattaataacatttaaaaaacaaatctaaaacttAACTAGTTGAGCGATACCCTTCAGATTAAacttttgtgatttttatttaataaagatgtggtttttttatgttttatgtctCAATAACAACAcaatatacaaaaaattataattcaagatACGATCAAGATAATATTGCGAAAGCCCCTTTGAGAATACACTCGAACTGAAGCAACTGTGAAGTTTGATATTTGGGATGCAGCAGAGCAAGAAAAATACCATAGCTTGGCTCCTTTGTACTATCGCGGTGCAGTAGCAGCTGTTATGGTGTATGATATTTTGCAGCATGCTAGGCATCTCTTAAGCTCTTGGGGTTTGTGCTTGGTAATTTGCTTCTTGTAGTAATAATACACTCGAAATATTAAGTTGGAACGACAAGGAAAATATGAAGTCGAATTAATTTTCAAACTCTAATTTGGTTCATCGATCGAGGAAGATTAATGTCCACTGTATTTTTCAAGTTCAAGACATAATAATGGATTTATCAACGAgcttgagaataaaaaaatgatcctttaccaaaaataaataggataagaaaatggtaaaaaataaatggttatAATCAAACATACTTTATCCTTTATTTCCACGATTGGTTCTGCTTTGCGCGACAGGCATAACTATAAGGTTGTGAGGCCACTCTTCTTTTGACTCACGCCAACAAGGGATTCCCaaattacaaggaaaaagagagaagattcATGAAGATCTAGCTaggtaattgaattttattttatttttgttgacatTATTTACAAATTCAGATTTCAAATCAAGCCATCATTTGATTAAACTCATGAAAATCAAGGACTCCATTACCATCAATATCAAAAACATGAATCATGGCCACGCAGTCATCATAAGACTTTGCATCTCCTAGTCGATGCAGCATCCTTTGCAAGCCCTTTGGTGTTATGTACCCCGATCCCTTCTCCATTTCAAACATCTCAAAGGCCATTTTGAgatcatcatcataatcattAGCCTCCCTCTTCATTAGCCTCAAAAAGTCTTGGAAGTCCAGCATGTTGTCCTGGTCTGCATCAAGATCGTTGATCGCTGATTGTGCCTCTTCATGTGACATGTACTCCCCTATGGATCTAAAGTATGCCCTAAGCTCTAGGGCTGAGATCCTTCCATCACCATCACTATCGAAATGACGAAAAACTTCTTTTAGCTCATCTTCTCTAGCTCCATCCTTCTTTGGTGTATATGGGAACATGAGGGAGTTAGGAGAGCTTAACGTTGAACTAGACTTTGATCTACGACGATGGAGACTTAACTTCAGACCCTTGTTAGAGAACCACTTAGATGATTTTGAAACTCTATCAGTTGCCATAAGAGAAGtgaaaagcaaaaatatatatatatatatatatatatatattaacaaagcACCTACAGGACGTCTACTGGCATGCAAGGGTTTATATAGATAGAAGAAAGCACACAGCATATTTATTTGGACAAAATGGCTTTCAGAAGAGGGAAATTGCAACGAAATTGCAGAGCAGAAAAGATAAATGGCAATGTATGATATTTCCGGGGAAGGAAATTTCACGGCAACTTCCTAAAGGGGTCCCAAAATTGATTGATCACTGtccttatatatatttttgtaactTGCACGCTCTATATAGAGTGTTAAACACTTACCGAACCATAGTGAGTATATTTCCATattctcttttccttcttgctttctttttacAAAGTAAACAAAATCCTCCTAAAAATAACCTGATTTGATCTCATCAGATCCTCCATATTTTGAGATCGAATATTACATGCATAATTAATGGCGTAggttgggaaaaaaatattacttagCATCTTATTTTATGATCTCACTTGAAGAgttttgaaaaacaagtttgTTTCACTTTAAATGTGAGAGCTTAAGATATATTTATAGAGTAGCATTTACATAATATTATGATGTGATGTAGTGGATATAAGCAGATCATGATTACGAcagataataatttaaaataaagctaGGTAATCttattcttatctttttattttaagttgaaatcTTCTTGTTAAGTTTTAAATCACTACAAAATTTCATAGTTTTACTGACGGGTCGAATTTGTTATATGAGATTCAGACTTTGTTagtgaattttttattgattaaatcaCCGACAAAAAGTGTCCATTGGCATgtctttcatcggtaattcccCATTTTGTCGCTAAGATtgtcggaaaaaaaaattcacttatGGTTTTACAAACGAAAAAtaagagcaaaaaaaattcacttgtGGTTTTACAGACGAAAAATAAGTGCAAAAAAAATTCCCACTGGAAATATACCAACGAAAATGTTCTGTCAATGATAGTGGCATatgaagtaaatatttttcaactctcggTGAAATACCGATGGAATGAATCCGTCTGTGAAGACGTCTGTGATTATGGAATTTGCAGTAAATATTTATCAACTCGTGGTAAAATACCGACAAAATGTTTCCGTCTGTAAagacgtcggtgattgtggtaTTTCCAGTAAATATTTTCCAGGAACTATTCACGCTAAAAAGTTAGACTTTTTCACTCATTTTCAGTCGAAAACTCCATCAAGAACTAATTTATCcataaaatttctcattacTTATTCTATCGAGAAATCCTAAATATTCTAtaagttttgttaaaaattataaaatagatgAGAAGATTCCAATGAAATTACCAACAGAATTGCCTCTACATCGACGATTCTATTGGCATTttcactattattttttttagatttgttgttATAATTGCCAAGCCAATAATTGTTCATATTAAACCAATAATCACAACAAAAAATACTTCTGCAATGATTGAAACAATGAGCaaatatccaaaaaatatacaacataattatccaataaatataaatataatgcaTTAATAAAGCACCAAcaaattttttatgcatttccaattttattacataataaaaggtcacatcaaatcaattcaacactttttaatcataatcctcctcttcattttcatcatcatcaagttcaacaacattttcttcattaaattCAACATCGATCTCATCATCTTCGTCTATTTTAAGATTTATCTCATTATCTTTATCTACACTAGATATGTTTACTCGTAATCAATATTACATTTAACTCATCAAAATCAACAACAAGATATGTATTCTCATTGCTTTGGAAATTTGTGTAAAATCTCTAggtgaaaaatcataaattgactagttttatgaaaaataagaaaaaatttgtAACTCTTGATTGGGTTATTGgacataattttcaatccgaccatcgaattgagctaaaattttatgtggaaccttaaaatatattgaataaattctggttaaaattctaatataaatAGAGCTCGATAGTGCTAGCAAAAAATAAGGACCGTCAAATAGAGgcaaaaatattcattaagggtagaatagttaTTTGccaatgaaaagaaaacatataagctctccttctcttttattaACTGCTGAATTGGCAGAAacaaaaataggaaaagaaagaacataACATAacgtgagagaaagagagaaaagtaaagaaaaacaataagaaaattgaGAGAATAACTTTATAAACTTGCAAGttcaacttataaaacactaaatCAAGTGAAGGAAATAGGAACTGAGAAGGGAATTCGGCTAACTTTGGAAGAGAAGAGGAATTGGAAGAAAAGCGAAAGGTAAGCATGAGAAGTTTggatttaatgtttgatttagatGTTTTCTTAAGCTTATTTGATTAAGTTAGGAAGTAATTTCATGGAATTTTACCTTAGTTTCCcttaaattcttgatttttgaaCTTAGGGTTCTTATGTGAATTTGAGGGAATTAAGAGGGGaaggaaaaatgatgaaattgaagtgGAATAGAatgaaaacaagttgaaataacaagtaaatgaagaaaaatttgGGGGAGGAAAAGAAACATCACATTCGGCCAAATAAAGGAAAAAGTGGGAGAATGAGTTTTGATGTtaatgtttagaaaaaaaaaacatttttaatcatgatatttgaaaatgtaagaaAGACTAAATGAAGAGATAGcatttaagttgaaaaaaaataataataagtgaattcaaattaaaagagaaataaactagttaaaagaaaatatgaagacAAGATGTCTAGATTTTGTTTGAATATAGTTCTTACAtatatttagataaaataaataatatgatgtGAGGGCATAAATAACAGAAGGATTATTTGATGGAGGAATTATGAACATAAAGTAAGCAAAGAAGTAACTTGAGTTAAATATGAGgttgtatataaaataatgatgttatatttgagaatgaatttttattagaaa is drawn from Populus nigra chromosome 5, ddPopNigr1.1, whole genome shotgun sequence and contains these coding sequences:
- the LOC133694056 gene encoding probable calcium-binding protein CML41 — encoded protein: MATDRVSKSSKWFSNKGLKLSLHRRRSKSSSTLSSPNSLMFPYTPKKDGAREDELKEVFRHFDSDGDGRISALELRAYFRSIGEYMSHEEAQSAINDLDADQDNMLDFQDFLRLMKREANDYDDDLKMAFEMFEMEKGSGYITPKGLQRMLHRLGDAKSYDDCVAMIHVFDIDGNGVLDFHEFNQMMA